The genomic stretch TTTAGTTACTTCGCCTTCTTGAGTACCAGGATATTTAGCTTCTTTAAACGTATAGATAAATACTTTCGCGTATTTGTTGTCCCCTTTATCGTCAAAACCAACCTTGGTTACTACACCATCATAATCTTGGATCGCACGTACGGCCTTTTCAACTTGTTCGCGAGATGGAGTTTTTCCTTTATTATCGTTGATTGCATTTTTTAATCCTTCCAATAATACACCAGCAGAATCATATCCGTATGATGAGAAAGATTCAATATTTTTATTAAATTTAGATTTATAAGCATCTGCAAATGCTTTCCCTTTATCTGTTTTTAACGTGTCACCAGCTACTGAAGTATAATAGAAGTTTTTAACTGCATCTCCAGCAATATCAACTAAACCTGAAGAGTCCATTCCATCGCCACCCATGAATGGGATGTTTAATCCTTTATCACGAGCTTGTTTTAATAAAATTCCTCCTTCAGCATAAAGTCCACCGAAGAATACTAAATCAGGCTTTTTCGCAATCACATTATTTAATACACCGTTAAAATCTTTATCACCAACTGAGATACCCTCTTCACCTAAAATTTTCGCGCCTAATTTTTGAGCAGCAGCTTTAAATTCATTTGCTAAACCTGTTCCATAAGGCGTTTTATCTTGAATGATGAAAATATTTTTAGCTTTTAATGTCTTCACAGCAAAATTTGCACCAGCAGGACCTTGGAAATCATCACGAGCACAAATTCGGTTAACTACTCCTAATCCACGGTCAGTTACTTCATTTGCAGTATTTGAAGGAGAAACCATTACGATATGGTCTTTCTCATACTTTAGAGAAGATGGAATTGCTACACCCGAGTTTAAGTGTCCAACAACACCAAGAATTTGATTGTCTGAAGCTAACTGCTCTGCATTGGCTACACCTTTCTTTGGATCTCCTTGATCATCATAAGGAACAATCTTTAAATCAAAGCCCAATTTTTTGAAAGCTGCTTTTTGATCCTCTAAAGCAAGTTGAGCTCCAAGCTTAATGGACTCCCCTAAAATTGCGTTATTCCCAGATAATGGGGTATTTGTCGCAATTTTAATAACCTGATTCCCATCCTTTGAACTATTCCCACAACCTGCTAAAATACCAGCCGTTAACGAAACTGAAGCTAAAATTGCAAAACCCTTCTTAAAAACCATATGTACGCCCCCTTAATAACCTATTTTTTTGAAAATTTAAAATTCTTAAGAAAATAGTAAGCTATATTTTTTCGTTAGACAAGTTCTTTTGATTCAAAATATTTCGACAATTCTGCCGATTAACTGTTTTTTTAGACAATTATTACCATTAAAATTTCATTAAAATTGATTTTTTCTTATTTTCATAACGTAAAATTGAAAGATTTTAATGTGTTTTGCTAGTTTACTAAGAAAAAATTGTTTTTCTAAAATCATTTTCTATTTTTCGACAAATTCGACAAAAAAGAAGTAATTTATAGTCATTAAAATTGACAAATAAGCGATCACTATCTGTAAATTAAGGCAGATTGCTAATCAATAACTCTCTAGAAACAGCAATGGGGTATTTTTTGTTGGGGTTTTCACTTAGAGTAGATTTTCCGATCAACTTTATAGATAGTTAATAGATTTCTTCACTTTTTTAGTCGGTTTAGTAAGAATTAGAGCAAATTTATTAAATTTATATTTTGTGCATCTGCATTTGAAGCATTTGTAATGTAGAATACCCTTACCGGTATAGGAAATTTCTTATCATATTTGAGATGCTAGTCAATTTAATTGCAGTTTCACTAATTTTATTTGCACATTCCTCATGTTTATTTGCAGTTCCCGAATCCTTATTTGTACATTCAACTGTTTTATTTGCACCCGGACCTTAATTTGCAGTTACCAAAACCTTATTGCACTTGTCACATTTTTATTAGCAGTTCGACCTTATGTCAACTACTCTTCTTTTAAATAGAGTCTACAAATAAAAAAAGGATGTCCCTAAGTAACACTTTTAGGACATCCTCTTCTTCTCTAATTATTTTCTTCTTTTTTGTATCGAATAATGGTCTTTATATCACCAGAATCATCTGTATCCATAATGAATGATCCATTGCTATACTGATCACTATTTCTTAGATCAGTTGGGTCTATCGTTTCAAATTGTCCAGACTTACTTAGCAATGCAAACATATCATTTTGATTAACTGCGTATACGCCAATTAATAAATGAGGATTGTTTTTTAAGTCTCTTAATACTTTAACACCTCGTGTACCTCTTGAACTTTGAGGAATTGTATCGAGTTTCATTTTTTTAATGGCTGCTCGATGTGTTGCACAGAATATTTCTTTCACTTCTTCACTTATAATGTCTGCTGATACAACAATATCATTTTCTTTTAAGTTAATTCCTTTAACTCCGCCAGCTCTTAAGCCTTGAATACTTATTTCTTCTACATTAAATATCAATGTGTATCCAGCGCTAGTCGCCAATAATACTCGGCTTGTTTCCGAGGTAACTCCTGCAAAAATTAATGCATCATCGGATTTAATCGACATTCCGACTAGTGGTTTCGAGTAGCGTTGAACTTTTAACTGTTGAATGCTTGTACGTTTTACAATTCCATTTTTTGTTACAAATAGAATAAACTCTTTATTTTCTTCAAAATTATTCACAACTGTTGCAGAAAGTATTGATTCGTCGCGTTCAATTGGAATAATGTTCGCAACGTGTTGCCCCATATCTTTCCATCTGATATCTTGCATTTCATGAATTGGTAAGTATAAATAATTACCTTTTGAAGTAAATAGAATCAGCGTATCTGTTGTTGTACTTTCCACTTGATATATTAAACGGTCGCCTTCTTTCATACCGTAATCTTTTCCATTTGAGGCAGAAAAAGATCTTGGGCTTGTTCGTTTAACGTATCCTTCGCTAGTTACTGTCACAATGACATCTTCTTGAGCAATTATATCTTCTCTAGCAATTTTAATTTCTTCAATCGCTCCTTGAATTGTAGAACGTCTGTCATCTGCATATTTTAATTTGATTTTTTTCAAATCTGTTTTTATAACGGATAGTAGCTTTGTTTCACTGTTAAGAATTGCTTCAAGTTGTTTAATTTTCTTATCCAACTCGTCAGCTTCTTCTTGTAATGCAGTAATATCTGTATTTGTTAAACGATATAACTGTAACATAACAATTGCTTCAGCTTGTAGTTCAGTAAATTCGAATTGAGCGATTAACTTGTCTTTTGCATCACGTTTGTCATTTGCAGAACGGATTGTTGAAATCACTTCATCTAAAATTGATAGTGCCTTCATTAATCCTTCAACAACATGTTGACGAGCTTTCGCTTTTTTCAAATCAAACTTTGAACGGTTTGTAATTACTTCTTTTTGATGCTCTATATAAGCATCAAGAATAGCAGGTAAAGACATTTGTTTAGGTGTTCGATTATAAATCGCAACCATATTAAAGTTATAAGGTATTTGAAGTTCAGTATTTTTATATAAATAATTTAAAATTGCTTCATTATTTGCATCTTTCTTTAATTCGATAACAATGCGTAGACCAGTACGATCTGTTTCATCACGCACTTCAGTAATTCCATCTACTTTACGATCAAGACGAACTTCATCCATTTTCTTTACTAAATTCGCTTTATTAACTTCTGAAGGAATTTCTGTAATGATTAGTGCTTGTTTTCCACCGCGAATATCTTCAGTGTGAACACGGCTGCGAATGATGATTTTACCTTTTCCAGTTTCGTATGCTTTTTTAATCCCATCTACACCTTGAATAATCCCTCCAGTAGCAAAATCAGGTCCGTGGATTACGGTCATTAAATCATCTACTGAACAGTTTTTATTCTCAATACGCATAATTGTCGCATCGATTACTTCGCCAAGATGGTGCGAAGGTATTTCAGTTGCGTAACCTGCTGATATTCCTGTACTACCGTTAACTAGTAAATTTGGAAACATAGATGGTAAAACAACTGGTTCCATACTAGTGTCATCAAAGTTAGGAACAAAATCTACTGTTTCTTTATCAATATCTCTTAACAATTCACTTGCTATTGCTGATAATCTAGCTTCGGTATAACGCATAGCAGCTGGTGGGTCTCCATCAATACTACCGTTATTTCCATGCATTTGAACTAATACATTTCTTAATTTCCAATCTTGACTAAGTCGCACCATCGCATCATAAACAGAAGTATCACCATGCGGATGATAATTACCAATAACATTACCGACTGTTTTAGCCGATTTACGGTATGGTTTGTCTTGTAAGTTACCTTCAACATGCATTGAATATAATATACGTCTTTGTACAGGCTTTAATCCGTCACGGGCATCAGGTAATGCCCTCTCTTGAATAATATATTTACTATAACGACCAAAACGGTCACCTAATATGTCTTCTAAAGGGATATTATATAATTTTTCCGATGATTGCATCAGACATTGCTCCCTTCTGAATCTACTTCAACTTGTTCATTGTCTAAAATTTTATCCTCTTCATCTAAATCAAATACTACATTTGATTCAATCCACTTACGTCTAGGTTCTACTTTATCACCCATTAGTGTTGTTACACGACGATCGGCTCTTGCAGCATCATCAATTTTCACTCGAATAAGTGTTCTAGTTTCTGGATCCATTGTTGTATCCCAAAGTTGGTCAGCATTCATCTCACCAAGTCCTTTGTATCGTTGAATCATATATCCTTTACCAACTTTTTTGATGGCATCTTGTAGGTCTACTTCAGACCAAGCATACTCGATTACTTCTTTTTTTCCAGTACCTCTACTTACTTTGAACAAAGGAGGTAAGGCAATATAAACTTTACCAGCTTCTACTAATGGCTTCATATAACGGTAAAAGAATGTTAATAAAAGTACTTGTATATGCGCTCCATCTGTATCAGCATCGGTCATAATGACAATTTTGTCATAATTAACATCTTCAATTTCAAAATCACTACCTACTCCTGCTCCAATTGCATGAATAATTGTATTAATCTCTTCATTTTTCATGATGTCCGCTAATTTCGCTTTTTCAGTATTGATTACTTTACCACGTAAAGGCAAAATTGCTTGGAAGCGGCGATCTCGTCCTTGTTTTGCACTTCCACCGGCTGAATCACCCTCAACTAAGTATAATTCATTCTTCTGTGGATTACGTGACTGAGCAGGAGTAAGCTTACCACTTAATGATGTTTCTGAACGCTTTCTCTTTTTACCACTTCTTGCTTCTTCACGCGCTTTTCTTGCTGCTTCTCTAGCCTGATACGCTTTTATAGATTTTTTAACTAACGAAGTCGCAATATCTGGATTTTCTTCGAGAAAATATGCTAGTTGATCAGACACCACTGAATCAACAGCTGACCTTGCTTCACTTGTACCTAATTTACCTTTTGTTTGTCCTTCAAATTGAAGGATTTCTTCAGGAATTCGTACAGATACAATAGCAGCTAATCCTTCTCTGATATCCGCTCCATCTAAATTTTTATCTTTTTCTTTTAATAGATTAACTTTTCTTGCATATTCATTAAATGCTCTCGTTAAAGCTGTTTTTGCACCAACTTCATGAGTACCACCGTCTTTTGTACGAACATTATTTACGAAAGAAAGCATCGTTTCTGAATATCCGTCATTAAATTGGAACGAAAATTCAACTTCAATTTTATGTTGCAGTCCTTCAAAGAATACAACTGGATGCAGTGCTTCCTTTTCTTCATTTAAATACGCTACAAACGCTTCGATACCGTTTTCATAATAAAACTCTTCGAAAGTATTATGGCGTTCATCTTTAATTGTTATTTTTAAGCCTTTTAATAAAAAGGCAGACTCTCTCAGTCTTTCACATAAAGTATCAAAGTTAAAATTTGTCGTACTAAAAATTGTTGGATCCGGTTTAAAATGAATCGTCGTACCAGTTCTTTTCGTCTTACCAACGATTTCTAGTGAAGTGGCAGGTTTCCCACCATCTTCAAAACGCTGTTTAAAAATTGTTCCTTCACGGTGAATTTCTACTGTTAACCATTCTGATAACGCATTAACTACTGATGCACCTACCCCATGTAGGCCACCACTAGTTTTGTAGCCACCTTGTCCGAATTTACCGCCTGCGTGTAGAACAGTTAAAATAATTTCAGGAGTCGGTTTCCCCATTTTGTGCATACCAGTTGGCATCCCACGCCCATGGTCTCTAACACTTAAGCTATGATCCTTATGAATAATCACATCTATTTGAGTACCGTGCCCAGCTAATGCTTCATCTACAGAATTATCTACGATTTCATAAACTAAATGGTGCAGACCTCTACTATCAGTGCTGCCAATATACATTCCAGGTCGTTTACGTACAGCTTCTAAACCTTCTAGTACCTGTATCGCATCTTCATTATATGTTGTATCATTCTTTGCCAACACCATTTCTCC from Arthrobacter citreus encodes the following:
- a CDS encoding branched-chain amino acid ABC transporter substrate-binding protein, with product MVFKKGFAILASVSLTAGILAGCGNSSKDGNQVIKIATNTPLSGNNAILGESIKLGAQLALEDQKAAFKKLGFDLKIVPYDDQGDPKKGVANAEQLASDNQILGVVGHLNSGVAIPSSLKYEKDHIVMVSPSNTANEVTDRGLGVVNRICARDDFQGPAGANFAVKTLKAKNIFIIQDKTPYGTGLANEFKAAAQKLGAKILGEEGISVGDKDFNGVLNNVIAKKPDLVFFGGLYAEGGILLKQARDKGLNIPFMGGDGMDSSGLVDIAGDAVKNFYYTSVAGDTLKTDKGKAFADAYKSKFNKNIESFSSYGYDSAGVLLEGLKNAINDNKGKTPSREQVEKAVRAIQDYDGVVTKVGFDDKGDNKYAKVFIYTFKEAKYPGTQEGEVTKP
- the parC gene encoding DNA topoisomerase IV subunit A; this translates as MQSSEKLYNIPLEDILGDRFGRYSKYIIQERALPDARDGLKPVQRRILYSMHVEGNLQDKPYRKSAKTVGNVIGNYHPHGDTSVYDAMVRLSQDWKLRNVLVQMHGNNGSIDGDPPAAMRYTEARLSAIASELLRDIDKETVDFVPNFDDTSMEPVVLPSMFPNLLVNGSTGISAGYATEIPSHHLGEVIDATIMRIENKNCSVDDLMTVIHGPDFATGGIIQGVDGIKKAYETGKGKIIIRSRVHTEDIRGGKQALIITEIPSEVNKANLVKKMDEVRLDRKVDGITEVRDETDRTGLRIVIELKKDANNEAILNYLYKNTELQIPYNFNMVAIYNRTPKQMSLPAILDAYIEHQKEVITNRSKFDLKKAKARQHVVEGLMKALSILDEVISTIRSANDKRDAKDKLIAQFEFTELQAEAIVMLQLYRLTNTDITALQEEADELDKKIKQLEAILNSETKLLSVIKTDLKKIKLKYADDRRSTIQGAIEEIKIAREDIIAQEDVIVTVTSEGYVKRTSPRSFSASNGKDYGMKEGDRLIYQVESTTTDTLILFTSKGNYLYLPIHEMQDIRWKDMGQHVANIIPIERDESILSATVVNNFEENKEFILFVTKNGIVKRTSIQQLKVQRYSKPLVGMSIKSDDALIFAGVTSETSRVLLATSAGYTLIFNVEEISIQGLRAGGVKGINLKENDIVVSADIISEEVKEIFCATHRAAIKKMKLDTIPQSSRGTRGVKVLRDLKNNPHLLIGVYAVNQNDMFALLSKSGQFETIDPTDLRNSDQYSNGSFIMDTDDSGDIKTIIRYKKEENN
- the parE gene encoding DNA topoisomerase IV subunit B, with protein sequence MVLAKNDTTYNEDAIQVLEGLEAVRKRPGMYIGSTDSRGLHHLVYEIVDNSVDEALAGHGTQIDVIIHKDHSLSVRDHGRGMPTGMHKMGKPTPEIILTVLHAGGKFGQGGYKTSGGLHGVGASVVNALSEWLTVEIHREGTIFKQRFEDGGKPATSLEIVGKTKRTGTTIHFKPDPTIFSTTNFNFDTLCERLRESAFLLKGLKITIKDERHNTFEEFYYENGIEAFVAYLNEEKEALHPVVFFEGLQHKIEVEFSFQFNDGYSETMLSFVNNVRTKDGGTHEVGAKTALTRAFNEYARKVNLLKEKDKNLDGADIREGLAAIVSVRIPEEILQFEGQTKGKLGTSEARSAVDSVVSDQLAYFLEENPDIATSLVKKSIKAYQAREAARKAREEARSGKKRKRSETSLSGKLTPAQSRNPQKNELYLVEGDSAGGSAKQGRDRRFQAILPLRGKVINTEKAKLADIMKNEEINTIIHAIGAGVGSDFEIEDVNYDKIVIMTDADTDGAHIQVLLLTFFYRYMKPLVEAGKVYIALPPLFKVSRGTGKKEVIEYAWSEVDLQDAIKKVGKGYMIQRYKGLGEMNADQLWDTTMDPETRTLIRVKIDDAARADRRVTTLMGDKVEPRRKWIESNVVFDLDEEDKILDNEQVEVDSEGSNV